The Polaribacter sp. KT25b genome contains the following window.
TTCTGTTTTTTGCTCTTCCTTCTGCGGTAGCATTATCATATTTTGGCTGAGTTTCTCCATACCATAAAGTCTGAAATCTATTTTTAACCAAACCTTTAGCTATTAAATAATCTGTAACAGATAAAGCTCTTTTTTCAGAAAGCGTCATATTATACTCGTCTTTACCAGAACTATCTGTATGACCAACTACTAAAATATTAGTATCAGGAAATTCTAAAAACACATCAGAAAGTTTATTTAAAGTTTCTTGAGATTTAGCATTAATATTAGATTTATTGGTATCAAAATATACACCACTATTTTCATCAAAAGTAACTACAATTCCATCATCTATTCTTTCTACTACTGCTCCAGGAATTTCAGTTTCAATTTTTTCAGCTTGCTTGTCCATTTTGTTACCAATTAGCACACCTGCGCCACCACCAACAACACCACCAATTATAGCGCCTAATTCTCCATTTCCTCCTTTACCTACATTATTACCAATGATTGCACCAAGAATTGCACCACCAGCAGTGCCAATTGTTGCGCCTTTTTGTTTATTATTTGCATTTTTTATTGCTTCACAACTAGAGATACTGAATACTAATGTAAGTACTAAAGTTACTATTACTGTTTTATTGATTAGTTTTTTCATAATAATTATTGTTTTGTAAAGTTTATGTTAATTATAAATTGAGTTCCATCTACATTTAAGTATTGTTTCCATTGCATTGTAGTTTCAGATAATTCTGTTAATTGTAGTCTATAACCTACATTGTTTTCGTTATTTTTTGGTTTTAGTAAAAAATCATAATAACCAGAAACAGCATCAATTTCTTGAACTACAAAAATAAAATCTCTTTCTCCATTTACACAATTTGTGTTATTAATGTCATAAGTTCCTGAGTTGTTATTTGGTACAAATTTCCACGAGCTACCTTCAAAACATTCTTTTGGAGAGTCGTTAAACATTGTTACTTTATAGTCGCCAGTTTTACTGTAAGCTATTTTATTTAATGTCCAATTTCCTTTTATTATTTTCTCTTTTGTTCTTACATTTTTTGTAGCACTACATGAGAACAATATCAATGAGAGTGCAACCACTATTAAGTTTTTCATAAGTTATGTTTTTAATTATATGCAAAGTAACAACGAAAAAAGATACAACAGTATCTCAAAAGGTAAAAAAGTGAACTCATTTAAGGTATTAACTATATATTAACCTAGTTATCGTTAGTTTTAAAGTTTAATTGATGTTTTTTGTTAAAATATTAAATTAGGCTATTAAAAGAATTGCTAAAATCAATTAAGTTTTTAGCAATTCCTTAGCAATAGTCGCTTTGGGGGTAAATCATGAGTAATTATTATTGATGTATTTATTTTTTCTTTTAATTAGTTATTATTTAAGTGTTAAAGGTTTACAAATGTAATATACATATCTATTTTTTTTGCTGTAAAATCGTTAAACGTAGTGTTAAACTCTTTAAAATGAATTATTTAATCGTTAAATATAAAGTTTGTTTTAGAAAAGAATTGCTAAAATCAATTAAGTTTTTAGCAATTCCGTAGCAATAGTTGCTGGGGGATAATCATGAGTAATTATTATTAGGGTACGATTATTTATTTTAATTTACAATTTTTACGCTGTAAGGGGGTGCAAATATACTATGCGTACATAGTATATTTATAAAATAATCGATAAGATGAATATTAAGCTCTTTAAAATGAATATTTTAATAGTTTAAGTAATCCTTTTTTATTAGTGACTATATGAAAAGTAAAGGTAGATTTTAGAAAGATGTTATTTGCTTAAGCTTGATTCTGTAAATATTTTTCATCAATAATTTAATCATTTAACACACAAATAGTTTTTTCTTGATTTAAAAAAACACGATAAGTATCATTTTTAGAAGTGCTAGAGCAAATTAAAACCCAGTATTTTTTGCTTTTTCTTAGGATGTTATTTTTTCTGTAATTTTAAAACAAGATCAATTTTATAACCATTTACATTTTTAGCATCAGCAATAAAAAAAGTAATTTTATCGGTTTCAGAATTTACTAACATAATTACATTCTTTAATATTAGAAGAAGAGGTTTTCAAATAATTTTTAAACGAAACAACAGTTTCTTGCAAAACTGTTGTAACACTTATATTTATAAAAAATAACTTTTAATCATTTAGTTCTATTTTTTAACTTACTTGTTGCCCGTTTTTAACTGCTTTTTCTGGTTCTACAAAAGCTAATTTTCCATCAGGAGTATCTGTCATTAAAATCATTCCTTGGCTTTCTACACCTTTTATTTTTCTTGGCGCTAAATTTACCAATACAGAAACTTGCTGACCAATAATTTCTTCTGAAGAAAAACTTTCTGCAATTCCGGAAACAATAGTTCTTATATCAATACCAACGTCAACCTTTAACTTTAAAAGTTTTTTGGTTTTTGCAACTTTTTCTGCTTCTAAAATAGTTCCAATTCTGATGTCTAGTTTGGTAAAATCTTCAAAATCTATAGTCTCTTTTTGAGGTTCTACAACTCTTTTCTCTTCTTCGTTTGCTTTTTTAGTAGCAATTAATTTTTCTAGTTGTGCTTCAATCGTTTTGTCTTCAATTTTAGAAAATAATAATTCAGCTTTATTTACCTCATGATTTGCTGGTAATAAAACATCCTTTTCTGTAATATCTTCCCAAGTAAAACTGTTATCAATATTTAAAATCCCTTTCAATTTATCCGAAGTAAAAGGTAAAAAAGGTTCAGAAACTACTGCTAAAGCAGCAGAAATTTGCATAGCAACATACATAATAGTTTGTACGCGTTCTGCATCAACTTTTATAACTTTCCAAGGTTCTTCGTCTGCTAAATACTTATTACCAAGTCTTGCTAAATTCATTAATTCTTGGCTAGCTTCTCTAAATCTATATCTTTCAATAGATTTTGCAATAATATTAGGGAACTCTTTTACAGCTGCTAAAGCATCTTCATCTGCTTCTGTAAAATCATTTGGAGTTGGTATAATTCCTTGATAATATTTGTTGGTTAAAACTACCACACGATTAATAAAATTACCAAAAATAGCAACCAATTCATTATTGTTTTTTGCTTGGAAATCTTTCCAAGTAAAATCGTTGTCTTTACTTTCTGGCGCGTTTGCAGTTAAAGTATAACGTAAAACATCTTGCTGATTTGGAAATTCTTCTAAATACTCATGCAACCAAACTGCCCAGTTTTTAGAAGTCGATAATTTATTTCCTTCTAAATTTAAAAACTCATTTGCAGGCACATTTTCTGGTAAAATATAATTTCCATGCGCTTTTAACATCGCAGGAAAAATAATACAGTGAAAAACAATATTGTCTTTTCCTATAAAATGAACCAGTTTTGTATCGTCTTTTTTCCAATAATCTTCCCAATTTTTTCCTTCTCTTGCTGCCCATTCTTTGGTTGATGAAATATAGCCAATTGGCGCATCAAACCAAACATATAACACTTTGCCTTCTGCATCTTTTAAAGGAACAGGAATTCCCCAATCTAAATCTCTAGTTACTGCTCTTGGTCTTAAACCGTCTTCTACCCAACTTTTTACTTGTCCGTAAACATTAGGTTTCCAGTCATTTTTATGACCTTCTAAAATCCATTCTCGTAAAAAAGCTTCGTGTTTATCTAAAGGTAAAAACCAGTGTTTTGTTTCTTTTATAGTTGGTACATTACCAGTTATTGCAGATTTTGGATTAATTAAATCTGTTGCGTTATGACTTGTTCCACAATTTTCACATTGATCGCCATAACTTTCTTCAAAGCCACATTTTGGGCAAGTTCCTACAACAAAACGATCTGCTAAAAACTGATTTGCTTCTTCATCATACAATTGTGCAGAAACTTCTTCTACAAACTCGCCATCATTATACAGTTTTGTAAAAAAATCAGAAGCCGTTTCATGATGAATTTCTGATGAAGTTCTTGAGTAATTATCAAAAGAAATACCAAAATCTTCAAAAGATTTTTTGATAATTCCGTGATATTTATCAATAATAACTTGCGGAGAAACACCTTCTTTTTTTGCTTTCATTGGTATGGCTGCACCATGTTCATCAGAACCAGAAATGTAAGCAACATCATTACCAGTTAAACGTAAATAACGCGCATAAATATCTGCAGGAACGTAAACGCCTGCTAAGTGCCCAATATGAATTGGACCATTTGTATATGGTAAAGCTGCTGTAATTGTATATCTTTTAGGAGCACTCATGTGTACTTTTGTTTTATTTTTGTACTGATTTTTGAAGTGCAAAAGTACGAAAAAGCAATTTTTAAATCCGATAGAAAATAGATACATTTACAATTAATAGATCTTTTGAAGATAAGTACCAAGAACCAAAAAATATTTTGAATAATTTTTCTTTATGTATCGCCTTTTTTTTATTGATTATTTCATCAACATTTGCGCAAGAAAAACGTGATTTTATAAAAGTACAAGAGAACCCAATTGTGTTCTCAGATTTTATTCTTGGGTATTCAAACTCTGGTAAAAGCGCTGTTACTGCTGGTTTTAATATTAATTACCAGAAAAATAATAATTTATTTACTTTTAGAACTTTACAAACTATAAGTGTAGATAAAATAGATTGGTTTCTTTTTGTTCCAATTTCTACGGTAAGCAATACAACAACAGAATTTGCTGTACTTTATGGAAAAAGATATATTGAAGACGGAATATCGTATCATTTTTCTGGAGGTATTTCTTACAATATAAATGAAGATGTGAATGGTAATCTTAAAACAAGAGATAATTTTGCAGGATTTCCTTTAGAAATAGGAATGAGTTTTTTTAAATCGAAAAAAGAAAGATTTAGAGTTTTTTATGGATTAATTCCGGTTGGTAAACCAACAAGTTTTGGACGATCTATAGGTTTTAAATTATACGCAAATATTGCTGAAAAATCTTATGTAGGTTTAGGCTTAACTTTTGGTTTAGGTTGGCACAAAATATATAAAAATGAAAAATAATGTAATCCCTTTTTTATTATTGATGACTTTTTCATCAGTATTTGCTCAAA
Protein-coding sequences here:
- a CDS encoding OmpA family protein, giving the protein MKKLINKTVIVTLVLTLVFSISSCEAIKNANNKQKGATIGTAGGAILGAIIGNNVGKGGNGELGAIIGGVVGGGAGVLIGNKMDKQAEKIETEIPGAVVERIDDGIVVTFDENSGVYFDTNKSNINAKSQETLNKLSDVFLEFPDTNILVVGHTDSSGKDEYNMTLSEKRALSVTDYLIAKGLVKNRFQTLWYGETQPKYDNATAEGRAKNRRVNVAIVPNDKMVNDAKIESGGN
- a CDS encoding lipocalin family protein → MKNLIVVALSLILFSCSATKNVRTKEKIIKGNWTLNKIAYSKTGDYKVTMFNDSPKECFEGSSWKFVPNNNSGTYDINNTNCVNGERDFIFVVQEIDAVSGYYDFLLKPKNNENNVGYRLQLTELSETTMQWKQYLNVDGTQFIININFTKQ
- the metG gene encoding methionine--tRNA ligase — encoded protein: MYLFSIGFKNCFFVLLHFKNQYKNKTKVHMSAPKRYTITAALPYTNGPIHIGHLAGVYVPADIYARYLRLTGNDVAYISGSDEHGAAIPMKAKKEGVSPQVIIDKYHGIIKKSFEDFGISFDNYSRTSSEIHHETASDFFTKLYNDGEFVEEVSAQLYDEEANQFLADRFVVGTCPKCGFEESYGDQCENCGTSHNATDLINPKSAITGNVPTIKETKHWFLPLDKHEAFLREWILEGHKNDWKPNVYGQVKSWVEDGLRPRAVTRDLDWGIPVPLKDAEGKVLYVWFDAPIGYISSTKEWAAREGKNWEDYWKKDDTKLVHFIGKDNIVFHCIIFPAMLKAHGNYILPENVPANEFLNLEGNKLSTSKNWAVWLHEYLEEFPNQQDVLRYTLTANAPESKDNDFTWKDFQAKNNNELVAIFGNFINRVVVLTNKYYQGIIPTPNDFTEADEDALAAVKEFPNIIAKSIERYRFREASQELMNLARLGNKYLADEEPWKVIKVDAERVQTIMYVAMQISAALAVVSEPFLPFTSDKLKGILNIDNSFTWEDITEKDVLLPANHEVNKAELLFSKIEDKTIEAQLEKLIATKKANEEEKRVVEPQKETIDFEDFTKLDIRIGTILEAEKVAKTKKLLKLKVDVGIDIRTIVSGIAESFSSEEIIGQQVSVLVNLAPRKIKGVESQGMILMTDTPDGKLAFVEPEKAVKNGQQVS